The stretch of DNA CCCGCCAGGTCGAAGAAGCGGTCGACGCCGGGCTGGCGCACGTCGAGGTCGAGCAAGATCACGTGCCGCCCGGAGCGGGCCAGCGTCACGGCCAGATTCGCGGCGGTGGTCGACTTGCCCTCGCCCTGCATCGTCGACGTGATCACGATCGAGGCCACGCCGTGCTGGAGCCGGGTGATGTCGAGGCTCGTCCGCAGCATCCGGAAGGCCTCGGCCCCAGCGCCGGTCGGCTCCGCCAGCGCCGCCAGGCCGGTGCCGTTCAGATGCGGATCCGGCGGCGGCACGTGGCCGAGCAGCGGCAGGCCGAGCCGGTCGCGCACCTCGTCAGCCGAGCGCACCCGCGTGTCCAGCGCCTCGCGCAGGAACGCCAGCGCGACGCCGAGGACGATGCCGATCAACAGGCCCAGCGCGACGTTCCTGGTCGTCTTCGGCTGCACCTGCGTCGCCGAGCCGGCGGGGCCGACGACGATCGCGCTCGACCCGGCCGAGCGCACGGTCTGCAGTGCCTCGAGGTCGCGCTCGTTGCGGGTCAGCTGGCGGAAGAGCGGTGACCTCCCCCGGCCGGCGGCGGAGAGCGTCGCCAGCCTCCGCTGAACGTCCGCGATCGCGGCCGTGAGCGCCTGGACGTCAAGCCGGCGGCGGTAGGCCGTGTAGGCGTGGGCGTAGGCGGTGGCGAGCTTCTCCGCCACGGCCGGGTCGGGATCGGTGACCGAGAACGAGAGCAGATCGGCCGCGGGATTCGCCGTGACGGTCGAGCTCGCCAGCAGCTCGCCGGCGGTCTTCCCCGGCACTCCCGCGGCGCCGACGGCCAGCTGCGCCACGGTGCCGACGCGGGCCAGCGCCGCCTGGGTGGCGGCGTAGCGGTCGGGCGGCCCCGTGATCTGCGAGTTCAGGTCGAGGGCCACGCCCGTCGCGCTCTGCTCGTTCACGAGCACGGTCGCCGTCGACTCGTACAGCGCTTGCTGCTGATGCGAGACGACCAGCGCGATGACGGGCACCACGACGACAGCCGCGATCACGATCAGCCGCTGCCGCACAAGCATGGCGACCCAGTCGCGGAAGACTGACTCGTCGCTCCAACGTTCGCTCAAGGCCGCTCCCGCCCACGCACGCCCAAGCTGGGGCCGCGCGGGAGTTCTTGCTCACGCCGTCTTTTTAAGCCCCACTACCAGCCGTGCATTCTCCAGGGAGTTCCCTCTGTAGCACCCGGGTCCCTTGTACGCCCACCGGGACCCGCGGGCCAAGCTCCGAGACCGCGAGGTGCACGACTTCCGCAGGCACGCTAGCACCGGGTTTTCGCCCTCCGACGGGATCCATACCACGGAGGATCGGCCCGCGATGTGCTATGTCCGGGACCGCCCTTACCCGGGGATGTGCGCGCCGGCGAGGAGCGCCAGCTCGCCGGCGACGGCGGCCGCCAGCAGCACGGCGACGATGCTGCGCCGCGCCAGGAGCAGCGCCGCCGTCGCACCGGCGAGCACGACGTACTGCCAGTCCTCGCGCAGCTCGCCGGCGAGGAGCACGGACGACCCCGCGATCGCGCCGATCGCCGCCGGGCCGGCGCCCTCGAGGAAGGCGCGGGCCGTCACGTTCCCGCGCAGACGGTCGAACCGCGACCAGCCGGCGAGCATGAAGACGAACGACGGCAGGAACGCGACCAGCGCGGCCAGGAGCGCCGCGCCGACGCCCCCGGCGGCGTAGCCGACCGCCGCCACGGTCCCCACCACAGGCCCTGGCGTGACCTGGCCGAGCGCGACCGCGTCGAGGAACTGCGGCCCCGTCATCCAGTGATAGCGGGAGACGGCGTCGGACTGCATGAGCGGGATGATCACGAAGCCGCCGCCGAAGCTGAGCGCGCCCACCTTGAACGCCGTCCAGGCGAGCGACCCGAGCCCGGCGGCGTGCGGCGCGACGGCCAGGCTGATGGGCCCGGTGCGACCGACCCGGATCAGCACCTCGAGGCCGCCGCAGCCCACGAGCGCGAGCACGACGAACGGCCCGGCCAGGGCGCTCGCCGCGAAGCCGGCGGCGACGTAGGCGATCCAGCGCAGGTGCCTGGCACCGTCGCCGGCCCGCCGCCAGGACGGCAGCGCCAGGTCGAGCGCCGCCCGCACCGCGACCGCGGCGACGGCCGCGCCGCCGCCCGCTCCGGCGGCACGCACCCAGTCCGGGGGCGACGACGAAAGGAAGAGCGCCGCGAGCGCGATGATGACGACGAGGCCGGGGACGATGAACCCCGCACCGCCGACGAGCGCCCCCGGCCGGCCGCCCACCCGGCCGGCGCAGAAGATGGCGAGCTGCGTCGATGACGGCCCCGGCAGCAGGTTGCACGCGGCGATCGCGTCCTCGAACTCCTCGGCCGGGATCCACTCCCGCCGCTCCACGCACAGCTGGCGCAGGAGCAGGATGTGCGTCGGCGGCCCACCGAACCCGATCGCCCCCAGGCGCCACCACTCCCTCGCGACGGCGCGGAGCGGCTCAGCCGTGCGCGGCGGCACGCAGCATCTTCGGCGTGGCGAGCCACAGGAGCACCGCGTCCGTGGCGTCGCCCCCCGGGGCGAGGGTGACGTCGAGGCAGGCGCACCCGGCCTTGCGCAGGTCGACGAACCCGAGCGGCCGGGTCGTGCACACCTGCTCCACGAGCTCGCTCAGCATCGGCTCGTGCCCGACGATCATGACGGTCTCCTCCGTGCGGACGGCGAGCGCCGAGAGCGCCGGCCCGGGGGGCCCGTCGGCGAGCTCCGCCATGACCTCGATCGGGCTGCCGAACGCCTCGGCGGCCGCGTCGGCGGTCTGGCGGGCGCGGGCCTTCGGGCTCGTCAGGATCACGTCGGGCGGGTCGGAGAACGCGGTCAGGCCGCGGGCGGCCTTGCGGGTGC from Gaiellales bacterium encodes:
- a CDS encoding chromate transporter, with the protein product MPPRTAEPLRAVAREWWRLGAIGFGGPPTHILLLRQLCVERREWIPAEEFEDAIAACNLLPGPSSTQLAIFCAGRVGGRPGALVGGAGFIVPGLVVIIALAALFLSSSPPDWVRAAGAGGGAAVAAVAVRAALDLALPSWRRAGDGARHLRWIAYVAAGFAASALAGPFVVLALVGCGGLEVLIRVGRTGPISLAVAPHAAGLGSLAWTAFKVGALSFGGGFVIIPLMQSDAVSRYHWMTGPQFLDAVALGQVTPGPVVGTVAAVGYAAGGVGAALLAALVAFLPSFVFMLAGWSRFDRLRGNVTARAFLEGAGPAAIGAIAGSSVLLAGELREDWQYVVLAGATAALLLARRSIVAVLLAAAVAGELALLAGAHIPG
- a CDS encoding polysaccharide biosynthesis tyrosine autokinase, giving the protein MSERWSDESVFRDWVAMLVRQRLIVIAAVVVVPVIALVVSHQQQALYESTATVLVNEQSATGVALDLNSQITGPPDRYAATQAALARVGTVAQLAVGAAGVPGKTAGELLASSTVTANPAADLLSFSVTDPDPAVAEKLATAYAHAYTAYRRRLDVQALTAAIADVQRRLATLSAAGRGRSPLFRQLTRNERDLEALQTVRSAGSSAIVVGPAGSATQVQPKTTRNVALGLLIGIVLGVALAFLREALDTRVRSADEVRDRLGLPLLGHVPPPDPHLNGTGLAALAEPTGAGAEAFRMLRTSLDITRLQHGVASIVITSTMQGEGKSTTAANLAVTLARSGRHVILLDLDVRQPGVDRFFDLAGRPGLTSVAAGDATMADALNVVDVHADSSVTDTGILEVVKVGAAPPDPGEFLSSRFVTDAVRALTKRCDVLLIDSPPMLAVGDAMAIATAADAVVVVTELHAIRRVTLAETRRILETCPAQKLGFIATGSEGGPGYSDGYGYRSNGHKDTSRV
- a CDS encoding histidine phosphatase family protein, with translation MRLLVFRHGIAEDVSADGTDASRVLTPHGVERTRKAARGLTAFSDPPDVILTSPKARARQTADAAAEAFGSPIEVMAELADGPPGPALSALAVRTEETVMIVGHEPMLSELVEQVCTTRPLGFVDLRKAGCACLDVTLAPGGDATDAVLLWLATPKMLRAAAHG